The following proteins are encoded in a genomic region of Rubrobacter xylanophilus DSM 9941:
- a CDS encoding TrkH family potassium uptake protein → MLPRPSAARAIALAFAALIAAGTGLLKLPAANNGLSWEDALFMSVSAVTVTSLQSVDPATALTPLGQALLAGLVQVGGLGIMTVTTVAALLVGYRLGFRELLLLREELASPEAPRNVLRLAGQVALITALVELSGLLVLAGRFLLLGYGPAEALGYATFNAIAAFCNAGFNVFEEGLSPFAGDWAVNLALVYLIVAGGLGFPVLANLYRYRRMRRLTLQSRLVLTTSALLVAAGALSVALLEWDNPQTLGGRPLHTRLLMSLLQGVTPRTAGYATVDYAEMRDPTLAIQTALMFVGTGPVSTGGGIKVTTLALLFLIVLAQVRGREEVSAFGRTVGRTVISRSLALLSLAALLVGGSSVALMILEGVPFLPAVFEVTSAFGTVGLSLGPPPGLSSELGWSGKLLLELVMFAGRLGPVTVALAFSERSRPRRYGYPEEDIAIG, encoded by the coding sequence GTGCTCCCCCGCCCCTCGGCGGCGAGGGCCATAGCGCTCGCCTTCGCGGCGCTCATCGCCGCGGGGACGGGCCTCCTGAAGCTGCCGGCGGCCAACAACGGCCTCTCGTGGGAGGACGCGCTGTTCATGTCGGTGAGCGCGGTCACCGTCACCAGCCTCCAGTCGGTGGACCCGGCGACGGCCCTCACCCCGCTCGGGCAGGCGCTGCTGGCGGGGCTGGTGCAGGTCGGGGGCCTGGGGATCATGACGGTCACCACCGTCGCGGCCCTCCTGGTGGGCTACCGGCTGGGGTTCAGGGAGCTGCTGCTGCTCCGGGAGGAGCTCGCGAGCCCCGAGGCCCCGCGCAACGTGCTGCGGCTCGCCGGGCAGGTGGCGCTCATCACCGCGCTGGTGGAGCTCTCCGGGCTCCTCGTGCTGGCGGGCCGCTTTCTGCTGCTGGGCTACGGCCCGGCGGAGGCCCTCGGCTACGCGACCTTCAACGCCATAGCCGCCTTCTGCAACGCGGGCTTCAACGTCTTCGAGGAGGGGCTCTCCCCCTTCGCGGGCGACTGGGCCGTAAACCTCGCGCTGGTCTACCTGATCGTCGCCGGGGGCCTGGGGTTCCCGGTGCTGGCGAACCTCTACCGCTACCGCAGGATGCGGCGGCTCACCCTCCAGTCCCGCCTCGTGCTCACGACCAGCGCGCTCCTCGTCGCGGCGGGGGCGCTCAGCGTGGCGCTCCTGGAGTGGGACAACCCGCAGACCCTCGGCGGGAGGCCGCTGCACACCCGGCTGCTGATGTCGCTGCTGCAGGGCGTCACCCCGCGGACGGCGGGCTATGCCACCGTGGACTACGCCGAGATGCGCGACCCCACCCTCGCGATCCAGACGGCGCTCATGTTCGTGGGGACGGGCCCCGTCTCCACGGGGGGCGGCATCAAGGTCACCACGCTCGCCCTGCTCTTCCTCATCGTGCTCGCCCAGGTGCGTGGCCGGGAGGAGGTCTCCGCCTTCGGTCGGACCGTCGGGCGGACCGTGATCTCCCGCAGCCTCGCCCTGCTCTCGCTCGCCGCGCTGCTCGTCGGCGGCTCCTCCGTGGCGCTCATGATCCTGGAGGGCGTGCCCTTCCTCCCGGCCGTCTTCGAGGTCACCTCGGCCTTCGGCACCGTGGGGCTCTCCCTCGGCCCCCCGCCCGGCCTCTCATCCGAGCTCGGGTGGTCCGGTAAACTACTGCTGGAGCTGGTGATGTTCGCCGGGAGGCTCGGCCCCGTTACCGTGGCGCTGGCCTTCAGCGAGCGCAGCCGGCCCCGGCGGTACGGCTACCCGGAGGAGGACATAGCCATAGGATGA
- the sucD gene encoding succinate--CoA ligase subunit alpha yields the protein MAILADQNTRLLVQGITGREGAFHTRRMLGSGTRVVAGVTPGKGGQSFEGVPVFDTVSRAVRETGANTSIIFVPAPFAADAIYEALDAGIEAVCCITEGVPVHDMMKVTDYLKLRGATLIGPNCPGIFSPGKANVSIMPADIFSPGGVGVVSRSGTLTYQIVNELTQIGLGQSTAVGIGGDPIIGTDFIEVLRKFEADPETECVVMIGEIGGNAEQRAAEYISSEMETPVVAYIAGFTAPEGKTMGHAGAIVSGGETTAQAKSEALRRAGIRAAENPSEVARLVAEALGREP from the coding sequence ATGGCGATACTCGCAGACCAGAACACCCGGCTGCTGGTCCAGGGCATAACGGGCCGCGAGGGGGCCTTCCACACCCGCAGGATGCTCGGGAGCGGCACCCGGGTGGTCGCCGGGGTCACCCCGGGCAAGGGGGGGCAGAGCTTCGAGGGGGTCCCGGTCTTCGACACCGTCTCCCGGGCGGTGCGGGAGACGGGGGCGAACACCAGCATCATCTTCGTCCCGGCCCCCTTCGCCGCGGACGCGATCTACGAGGCGCTCGACGCGGGCATCGAGGCGGTGTGCTGCATCACCGAGGGGGTCCCGGTGCACGACATGATGAAGGTCACCGACTACCTCAAGCTGCGGGGGGCCACCCTCATCGGGCCGAACTGCCCCGGCATCTTCTCCCCCGGCAAGGCGAACGTCTCCATCATGCCCGCCGACATCTTCTCCCCGGGCGGCGTGGGGGTGGTCAGCCGCAGCGGTACGCTCACCTACCAGATCGTCAACGAGCTCACCCAGATCGGGCTCGGCCAGAGCACCGCGGTCGGCATCGGGGGCGACCCGATCATCGGGACGGACTTTATCGAGGTGCTCAGGAAGTTCGAGGCGGACCCCGAGACCGAGTGCGTGGTGATGATCGGGGAGATAGGCGGCAACGCCGAGCAGCGAGCCGCGGAGTACATCAGCTCCGAGATGGAGACCCCGGTGGTGGCCTACATAGCGGGCTTCACCGCCCCGGAGGGGAAGACGATGGGGCACGCGGGGGCCATCGTCTCCGGCGGGGAGACCACCGCCCAGGCCAAGAGCGAGGCGCTGCGCAGGGCGGGCATCCGGGCGGCGGAGAACCCCTCCGAGGTGGCCCGGCTGGTGGCCGAGGCGCTGGGCCGCGAGCCGTAG
- the sucC gene encoding ADP-forming succinate--CoA ligase subunit beta — translation MDLYEHQGKELLGRFGLRTLPGVVATTPEEARRAAERLGGTVAVKAQVLTGGRGKAGGIKVAESPEEAEEAARRILGMDIRGHTVRRLLIESGADIERELYLSAMVDRESRRPLILFSTEGGVDIEEVAERSPGSIVRLHVDPLVGLLPYQVRELTFASGLSGETAKDFGRAVQNLYEAFRGIDASLVEINPLVVTGEGEVVALDAKVTVDNSSLYRHQEIAGWRDVEAADPQEHRAQEVGLQYVKLDGDVGILGNGAGLVMSTLDVVAQAGGRPANFCDVGGGADAEKIATALEIVASNENVRSVFFNIFGGITRGDEVARGLLAAIRKTGIDLPVVVRLDGTNAEEGLRLLAEGAPENVHTEETMLDAARRAVELARDGGH, via the coding sequence TTGGACCTCTACGAACATCAGGGCAAGGAACTGCTGGGCAGGTTCGGCCTCCGGACGCTCCCGGGCGTGGTGGCCACCACGCCGGAGGAGGCCCGCCGGGCGGCCGAGCGGCTCGGGGGCACGGTGGCCGTGAAGGCGCAGGTGCTCACCGGCGGAAGGGGCAAGGCCGGGGGCATAAAGGTGGCCGAGAGCCCCGAGGAGGCCGAGGAGGCGGCGCGGAGGATACTCGGCATGGACATCCGCGGCCACACCGTGCGGCGGCTCCTGATCGAGAGCGGGGCGGACATCGAGCGGGAGCTGTACCTCTCGGCGATGGTGGACCGGGAGAGCCGGCGCCCGCTCATCCTCTTCTCCACCGAGGGCGGGGTGGACATCGAGGAGGTCGCCGAGCGCAGCCCGGGGTCCATCGTCCGGCTGCACGTGGACCCGCTGGTGGGGCTGCTGCCCTACCAGGTGCGCGAGCTCACCTTCGCCTCCGGCCTCTCGGGCGAGACGGCGAAGGACTTCGGCAGGGCCGTGCAGAACCTCTACGAGGCCTTCCGGGGCATAGACGCCAGCCTGGTGGAGATAAACCCGCTCGTCGTCACCGGGGAGGGCGAGGTCGTGGCGCTCGACGCCAAGGTCACCGTGGACAACTCCAGCCTCTACCGCCACCAGGAGATCGCCGGGTGGCGGGACGTGGAGGCCGCCGACCCGCAGGAGCACCGGGCGCAGGAGGTGGGGCTGCAGTACGTCAAGCTCGACGGGGACGTCGGGATTTTGGGCAACGGCGCCGGGCTGGTCATGAGCACCCTCGACGTGGTGGCCCAGGCCGGGGGGCGGCCCGCCAACTTCTGCGACGTCGGCGGGGGCGCGGACGCCGAGAAGATCGCGACCGCCCTCGAGATCGTCGCCTCCAACGAGAACGTGAGGAGCGTCTTCTTCAACATCTTCGGCGGGATCACCCGCGGGGACGAGGTGGCCCGGGGGCTGCTGGCCGCGATCCGCAAGACCGGCATAGACCTCCCGGTCGTCGTCCGGCTGGACGGCACCAACGCCGAGGAGGGGCTCAGGCTGCTGGCCGAGGGGGCCCCGGAGAACGTCCACACCGAGGAGACCATGCTCGACGCGGCCCGGCGGGCGGTCGAGCTCGCGCGAGACGGAGGGCACTAG
- a CDS encoding immune inhibitor A domain-containing protein: MRRLLIWLLALAFAAGLAGPGALATPPAGGEEDRGPAARGEAARPDDRPSPLSEKRRALKREAVARVIKGQARVQRRGGEKVVRLAPGQYVQLEQQDSDEIFTILAEFGDRVGPYAGEVDAPPSGPLHNQIPRPDRDWDGGSTDDNTTYWVPDFDRKHYMDMFFDGLPEQGGESLRDYYEEQSGGRYTVSGDVSEWVRVPYREARYGYVESNADMTAFIDDAADAWYEARRAAGESDAEIREYLSRFDRWDRYDHDGDGDFDEPDGYIDHFQAIHAGEGEEAGAPAWAIWSHRWYVNYAGIGSEGPENNPLGGIEIGDTGFWIGDYTTEPENGGLGVFAHEYAHDLGLPDEYDTAGGENGTGFWTLMSAGSWLGHGEDAIGTAPGHMNAWDKLFLGWLDYEVVRHGQDERVRLGVAERTGKHLPQALIVSLPDQEITTEYNTPHSGSHEWWGGSEDNLNTTLARTLDLSGASSARLEAWAWYVIEEGYDYLYAEVSADGGQSWARLPEASGIDQDDDVGLDGDSQGWRGISYDLSDYAGRRVLFRFRYQTDGGIHYAGPFLDDLSLVADGRTLWTDDVESGEGEWTSDGWRRMTGSVTETAPHYYVAENRQYVGYDDALRTGPYNFGWDCTRPDWVQHLPYQDGLLVWYANHAYEDNNTSQHPGAGLILPVDARPEPIRYDDGSLAGNRIQPFDATFGLEPTDPIRLHDEVCGEGGGLLRELGASVPRRGAIRTFDDSDPGRYWSGENPQNSVRVAGSGTSITVKSRARGGAVMALDVSFE, encoded by the coding sequence TTGAGGAGGTTGTTGATCTGGCTGCTCGCCCTGGCCTTCGCCGCGGGGCTCGCGGGCCCGGGCGCTCTGGCCACCCCGCCCGCTGGCGGCGAGGAGGACCGGGGCCCCGCGGCGCGGGGGGAGGCCGCGAGGCCCGACGACCGGCCGAGCCCGCTGAGCGAGAAGCGCCGGGCGCTCAAGCGCGAGGCCGTCGCCCGGGTGATAAAGGGCCAGGCGCGGGTGCAGCGCCGCGGGGGCGAGAAGGTGGTCAGGCTCGCGCCGGGGCAGTACGTGCAGCTCGAGCAGCAGGACTCCGACGAGATCTTCACGATCCTCGCCGAGTTCGGCGACCGGGTGGGGCCGTACGCCGGCGAGGTGGACGCCCCGCCCTCGGGGCCGCTGCACAACCAGATCCCGCGCCCCGACCGGGACTGGGACGGCGGCAGCACCGACGACAACACCACCTACTGGGTGCCGGACTTCGACCGCAAGCACTACATGGACATGTTCTTCGACGGGTTGCCCGAGCAGGGCGGGGAGTCCCTGCGGGACTACTACGAGGAGCAGTCCGGCGGGCGCTACACCGTCTCCGGCGACGTCAGCGAGTGGGTGAGGGTCCCCTACCGGGAGGCCCGCTACGGCTACGTGGAGTCCAACGCGGACATGACCGCGTTCATCGACGACGCCGCGGACGCCTGGTACGAGGCTCGGCGGGCCGCCGGAGAGAGCGACGCGGAGATCCGGGAGTACCTCTCCCGGTTCGACCGGTGGGACCGCTACGACCACGACGGGGACGGCGACTTCGACGAGCCCGACGGCTACATAGACCACTTCCAGGCCATCCACGCCGGGGAGGGCGAGGAGGCCGGGGCGCCCGCGTGGGCGATCTGGTCGCACCGCTGGTACGTGAACTACGCCGGCATCGGCTCCGAGGGCCCCGAGAACAACCCGCTTGGGGGGATCGAGATAGGGGACACCGGCTTCTGGATCGGGGACTACACCACCGAGCCGGAGAATGGCGGGCTTGGGGTCTTCGCCCACGAGTACGCCCACGACCTGGGCCTCCCCGACGAGTACGACACCGCGGGCGGCGAGAACGGCACCGGCTTCTGGACCCTGATGTCGGCGGGCTCCTGGCTGGGCCACGGCGAGGACGCCATCGGCACCGCCCCGGGGCACATGAACGCCTGGGACAAGCTCTTCCTCGGCTGGCTGGACTACGAGGTCGTGCGGCACGGCCAAGACGAGCGGGTGAGGCTCGGCGTCGCCGAGCGCACCGGGAAGCACCTGCCGCAGGCCCTGATCGTCTCCCTGCCGGACCAGGAGATCACGACCGAGTACAACACGCCGCACTCGGGCAGCCACGAGTGGTGGGGCGGCAGCGAGGACAACCTGAACACCACGCTCGCGCGCACGCTGGACCTGAGCGGCGCCTCCTCCGCCCGGCTCGAGGCCTGGGCCTGGTACGTCATAGAGGAGGGCTACGACTACCTCTACGCCGAGGTCTCCGCCGACGGGGGCCAGAGCTGGGCGAGGCTGCCCGAGGCGAGCGGGATCGACCAGGACGACGACGTCGGCCTGGACGGCGACTCGCAGGGCTGGCGCGGCATCTCCTACGACCTCTCCGATTACGCCGGGCGAAGGGTCCTGTTCCGCTTCCGCTACCAGACCGACGGCGGCATCCACTACGCCGGGCCGTTCCTCGACGACCTCTCGCTCGTCGCCGACGGCCGGACTCTCTGGACCGACGACGTGGAGTCCGGCGAGGGGGAGTGGACCTCCGACGGCTGGCGGCGGATGACCGGGAGCGTCACCGAGACGGCGCCGCACTACTACGTGGCAGAGAACCGGCAGTACGTCGGCTACGACGACGCTTTGCGCACCGGCCCGTACAACTTCGGCTGGGACTGCACGCGCCCGGACTGGGTGCAGCACCTGCCCTACCAGGACGGCCTGCTCGTCTGGTACGCCAACCACGCCTACGAGGACAACAACACCAGCCAGCACCCCGGGGCGGGTCTGATCCTGCCGGTCGACGCCCGCCCGGAGCCAATCCGCTACGACGACGGCTCGCTGGCGGGCAACAGGATACAGCCCTTCGACGCCACCTTCGGGCTGGAGCCGACCGACCCGATACGCCTGCACGACGAGGTCTGCGGCGAGGGGGGCGGGCTGCTGCGGGAGCTTGGCGCCTCCGTTCCGCGCCGGGGGGCGATACGGACCTTCGACGACTCCGACCCCGGCCGCTACTGGTCCGGGGAGAACCCCCAGAACAGCGTGCGCGTCGCGGGCTCGGGCACCAGCATCACGGTGAAGTCCCGGGCGCGCGGCGGGGCAGTGATGGCGCTGGACGTCTCCTTCGAGTAG
- a CDS encoding DUF554 domain-containing protein — MTGTAINVAAVLAGGGIGVVLGARLPEGLRRAAMQAIGVVTLLVGVQNFLEHDNPLVPLVSVILGLFAGELLRIEKRLQAFGDRLEGRLSRGESPVSRAFVTTSLLFCVGPLTVIGSLQDGLTGDYGLLALKSALDFIAALAFASVLGWGVLLSAGTVLVVQGSLTLGAGLVEGFATDAAISATTATGGVLIFGLGLSLLELREVPVANMLPALLVAPLLVVAAPLWPL; from the coding sequence ATGACGGGGACCGCCATCAACGTCGCCGCGGTGCTCGCGGGCGGTGGGATCGGGGTGGTGCTGGGGGCCAGGCTCCCCGAGGGCCTGCGGCGGGCGGCGATGCAGGCTATAGGGGTCGTAACGCTGCTCGTCGGCGTCCAGAACTTCCTCGAGCACGACAACCCCCTGGTTCCGCTCGTCAGCGTGATCCTGGGGCTTTTTGCGGGCGAGCTGCTGCGGATAGAGAAGCGCCTGCAAGCCTTCGGGGACCGCCTGGAGGGGCGCCTCTCCCGCGGGGAGAGCCCGGTGAGCCGGGCCTTCGTGACCACGAGCCTGCTGTTCTGCGTGGGGCCCCTCACGGTGATAGGCTCCCTGCAGGACGGGCTGACCGGCGACTACGGGCTCCTGGCGCTCAAGAGCGCCCTGGACTTCATCGCCGCCCTCGCCTTCGCCTCCGTGCTGGGGTGGGGGGTCCTCCTCTCCGCCGGCACGGTGCTCGTGGTGCAGGGGTCGCTCACCCTCGGGGCCGGGCTCGTGGAGGGATTCGCCACCGACGCCGCGATCTCCGCCACCACGGCCACCGGCGGCGTCCTCATCTTCGGCCTCGGGCTCTCCCTGCTGGAGCTGCGGGAGGTGCCGGTGGCGAACATGCTCCCCGCCCTCCTGGTCGCCCCCCTGCTCGTCGTGGCGGCCCCGCTGTGGCCGCTGTGA
- the mce gene encoding methylmalonyl-CoA epimerase, protein MGEGMLRRICHLGYAVEDLEAAAAFYRESFGAEPSEPEEVESEGIVTSMFRVGDSTIELMQPTRPDSPVAKFLDRRGEGFHHVAFEVENLEEALRWLGKCGVELIDERPRRGAGGRRVAFVHPRGAFGVLTELVESGGEAAG, encoded by the coding sequence TTGGGGGAAGGGATGCTCAGGAGGATCTGCCACCTCGGGTACGCGGTGGAAGACCTCGAGGCCGCCGCCGCCTTCTACCGGGAGAGCTTCGGGGCGGAGCCCTCGGAGCCCGAGGAGGTGGAGAGCGAGGGTATCGTAACCAGCATGTTTCGGGTGGGTGACTCCACGATAGAGCTCATGCAGCCGACCCGCCCCGACTCGCCGGTGGCCAAATTCCTCGACAGGCGGGGGGAGGGTTTCCACCACGTGGCCTTCGAGGTGGAGAACCTGGAGGAGGCCCTCCGGTGGCTCGGGAAGTGCGGTGTGGAGCTCATAGACGAGAGGCCCCGGCGCGGCGCGGGGGGGAGGCGGGTGGCCTTCGTCCACCCCAGGGGCGCCTTCGGGGTCCTCACCGAGCTCGTGGAATCGGGAGGGGAAGCGGCCGGCTAG
- a CDS encoding acyl-CoA mutase large subunit family protein: MGSVRRARDERYTESGIEVKPVYRPEDLGHFDYAERLGDPGEYPYTRGVYPTMYRGRPWTMRQYAGFGTAEETNRRFKYLIENGQTGLSVAFDLPTQMGRDSDHPLAAGEVGKVGVAIDSLLDMRELFEGIPLREVSTSMTINATAAILLLLYQLVAEEQGASPEEITGTTQNDILKEYLARGTYIYPPAPSMRITTDLFAYCARELPRWNTISISGYHIREAGSTAAQELAFTLSNAMAYVKAAVEAGLEVDEFAPRLSFFFNAHNDLFQEVAKYRAARRMWAKIMKERFGAADERSMKLRFHTQTAGSTLTAQQAENNIVRTTVQALSAVLGGTQSLHTNAFDEALALPTERSARIALRTQQILAHEAGLTGTADPLAGSYYVESLTDAVEEKAWEYIERVEELGGSVRAIEERYMQREIEEAAYRHQREVESGERVVVGVNRYAIEEEDLDVELHSVDEAIREKQAERLARLRDSRDAAAVERSLGALRRAAEGSDNLLYPMKEALASLATLGEVSDVLRGVFGEYRP; the protein is encoded by the coding sequence GTGGGCAGCGTCCGCAGGGCTCGCGACGAGCGCTATACGGAGAGCGGGATCGAGGTAAAGCCCGTCTACAGGCCAGAGGATCTCGGCCACTTCGACTACGCGGAGAGGCTCGGCGATCCCGGGGAGTACCCCTACACCCGCGGCGTGTACCCCACCATGTACCGGGGCAGGCCTTGGACCATGCGCCAGTACGCGGGCTTCGGGACCGCCGAGGAGACCAACCGGCGCTTCAAGTACCTCATCGAGAACGGCCAGACCGGCCTCTCGGTGGCCTTCGACCTCCCCACCCAGATGGGGCGCGACTCCGACCACCCGCTGGCGGCGGGGGAGGTGGGGAAGGTGGGGGTGGCCATCGACTCGCTCCTGGACATGCGCGAGCTCTTCGAGGGCATCCCGCTGAGGGAGGTCTCGACCTCCATGACCATAAACGCCACCGCGGCGATCCTGCTGCTCCTCTACCAGCTGGTCGCCGAGGAGCAGGGGGCCTCCCCCGAGGAGATAACCGGCACCACCCAGAACGACATCCTCAAGGAGTACCTGGCCCGCGGCACCTACATCTACCCGCCCGCTCCCTCCATGCGGATCACCACCGACCTCTTCGCCTACTGCGCCAGGGAGCTGCCGCGCTGGAACACGATCTCCATCAGCGGCTACCACATCCGGGAGGCGGGCTCCACGGCGGCGCAGGAGCTGGCCTTCACCCTCTCCAACGCCATGGCCTACGTAAAGGCCGCGGTAGAGGCCGGGCTCGAGGTCGACGAGTTCGCCCCGCGGCTCTCGTTCTTCTTCAACGCCCACAACGACCTCTTCCAGGAGGTCGCCAAGTACCGGGCGGCGAGGAGGATGTGGGCCAAGATCATGAAGGAGCGCTTTGGAGCGGCCGACGAGCGGAGCATGAAGCTGCGCTTCCACACCCAGACGGCCGGCTCCACCCTCACGGCCCAGCAGGCCGAGAACAACATCGTGCGCACCACCGTGCAGGCGCTCTCCGCCGTCCTGGGGGGGACCCAGAGCCTGCACACCAACGCTTTTGACGAGGCGCTCGCGCTGCCGACGGAGAGGAGCGCCCGCATCGCCCTGCGCACCCAGCAGATCCTGGCGCACGAGGCGGGGCTCACCGGGACCGCCGACCCCCTGGCCGGCTCCTACTACGTGGAGTCCCTCACCGACGCGGTGGAGGAGAAGGCCTGGGAGTACATAGAGCGAGTAGAGGAGCTCGGCGGCTCCGTGCGGGCCATAGAGGAGCGCTACATGCAGCGCGAGATCGAGGAGGCCGCCTACCGCCACCAGCGGGAGGTGGAGAGCGGGGAGCGCGTGGTGGTGGGCGTCAACCGCTACGCCATCGAGGAGGAGGATCTCGACGTGGAGCTCCACTCGGTGGACGAGGCCATCCGCGAGAAGCAGGCCGAGCGGCTCGCCCGGCTCAGGGACAGCCGCGATGCCGCCGCCGTGGAGCGCTCGCTGGGCGCGCTGCGCCGGGCCGCCGAGGGCTCGGACAACCTGCTCTACCCGATGAAGGAGGCGCTCGCCAGCCTCGCCACCCTCGGCGAGGTCTCCGACGTGCTGCGCGGGGTCTTCGGCGAGTACCGGCCCTAA
- a CDS encoding MarR family winged helix-turn-helix transcriptional regulator, producing MLERRLAPFGVTVQQATLLMWVARERLSPNQVAPLLGTDTAGVTRLLDRLEGKGLVRRRRHPSDRRSVVIELTREGRALVPRLPPVFGRVSGQLLAGFSEKEMLQLTALLQRMLRNLRDDEGGA from the coding sequence GTGCTGGAACGCCGGCTCGCTCCCTTCGGCGTCACCGTCCAGCAGGCGACCCTTCTCATGTGGGTCGCGCGGGAGAGGCTCAGCCCGAACCAGGTGGCGCCCCTGCTAGGGACCGACACCGCGGGCGTGACCAGGCTCCTCGACCGTCTCGAAGGCAAGGGGCTCGTCAGGCGCCGCAGGCATCCGAGCGACCGGCGATCCGTCGTCATCGAGTTGACCCGAGAAGGGCGAGCCCTCGTCCCGCGCCTGCCGCCCGTCTTCGGGCGCGTCAGCGGACAGCTCCTGGCCGGTTTCTCGGAGAAGGAGATGCTCCAGCTTACGGCGCTGCTGCAGCGGATGCTCCGGAACCTCCGCGACGACGAAGGAGGCGCCTGA
- a CDS encoding FAD-dependent oxidoreductase yields the protein MLGRDVGNRGRSGRTFRVLIVGGGIGGLCLAQGLKKSRIEVAVYERDESARFRGQGYRISIKADGSGALRDCLPENLFDLSVATSIGSATRMVFLDHRLNEKFAKPIPPLAEDEFFGVNRLTLREILLAGLEGVVHFGKTFERFEPVEDGRVRAYFADGTTATGDLLVGADGTDSRVRALLVPDAGLDELGAFIYGKTPITPGALEWVPDALVDSFNRMTGPDGVSVSVATCIKRQPLACATARFAPDLFLTEVQDYLAWMLNAPSALLPLAREESRRADGPALHRLALGMLEGWHPSVRRIVEEADAASTFLVRLRSARPVERWQASNVTLLGDAIHTMSPGRGEGANTALRDAALLRRALVDAVTDRVPLYRAKARYETEMLRYGFRAVADSRNNPFAPRSGPGGSPV from the coding sequence GTGCTCGGACGCGACGTCGGCAACCGGGGCAGATCGGGGAGGACGTTTCGGGTCCTGATCGTGGGCGGCGGTATCGGCGGCTTGTGTCTGGCGCAGGGGTTGAAGAAGTCGAGGATCGAGGTTGCGGTCTACGAGCGCGACGAATCGGCGCGTTTCCGGGGGCAGGGGTACAGGATCAGCATCAAGGCCGACGGCAGCGGGGCCCTGCGCGACTGTCTGCCCGAGAACCTGTTCGACCTCAGCGTGGCGACGTCTATCGGATCGGCCACGCGGATGGTGTTCCTCGACCACCGACTGAATGAGAAGTTCGCCAAGCCCATTCCGCCGCTCGCCGAGGACGAGTTCTTCGGGGTGAACCGGCTTACTCTACGCGAGATCCTGCTCGCCGGCCTGGAAGGTGTGGTGCATTTCGGCAAGACCTTCGAGCGGTTCGAGCCGGTGGAGGACGGGCGCGTCCGCGCGTACTTCGCCGACGGGACCACGGCGACCGGCGACCTCCTCGTCGGCGCCGACGGGACCGATTCCAGGGTTCGTGCTCTCCTCGTGCCGGATGCTGGGCTCGACGAGCTAGGAGCCTTCATCTACGGCAAGACTCCCATCACGCCCGGCGCGCTGGAGTGGGTGCCCGACGCTCTTGTGGACAGCTTCAACCGCATGACCGGTCCGGACGGGGTCTCCGTGTCCGTGGCGACCTGCATAAAGCGCCAACCCCTGGCGTGCGCCACGGCGAGGTTCGCCCCGGACCTGTTCCTTACGGAGGTGCAGGACTACCTCGCTTGGATGCTGAACGCGCCGTCGGCGCTGCTACCGCTCGCCAGGGAGGAATCCCGGAGAGCGGACGGCCCGGCCCTGCACCGTCTCGCTCTCGGCATGCTCGAAGGATGGCACCCCTCGGTGCGGCGGATCGTCGAAGAAGCCGACGCCGCCTCTACCTTTCTGGTCCGGCTGCGCTCCGCGCGGCCTGTCGAGCGGTGGCAGGCGTCGAACGTGACGCTTCTGGGGGACGCGATCCACACCATGTCCCCCGGGCGCGGTGAGGGGGCCAACACCGCCCTTCGAGACGCCGCGCTCCTGCGGCGGGCGCTGGTGGATGCGGTGACGGATAGGGTGCCGCTTTACCGGGCGAAGGCGCGGTATGAGACGGAGATGCTGCGCTACGGATTCCGGGCCGTCGCCGATTCCCGGAACAATCCGTTCGCTCCTCGAAGCGGGCCGGGCGGGTCGCCCGTCTAG